The following are encoded together in the Lathyrus oleraceus cultivar Zhongwan6 chromosome 3, CAAS_Psat_ZW6_1.0, whole genome shotgun sequence genome:
- the LOC127130726 gene encoding uncharacterized protein LOC127130726: MKYYTKLGRVVTIHGDIEAARRCYDAAVKGQAVVSTTSNCNNKKLKTEDPARGVNAIDLDCRIGLDETGEGRFPKERSLEHPVRPIPDGEFELIPLGDDPERTVKIGKGLPEETREELVACLKENSDLFAWNAAEMPGLDPEIACHKLAVDRAAKPIAQRRRKQSPEKAEAAERAVKDLLEANFISEAQYTTWLSNVVLVKKNNGKWRMCVDYTDLNRACPKDAFPLPNIDSLVDNSAGFKLLSFMDAYSGYNQIPMSPADKKHTAFMTPTGNYYYNVMPFGLKNAGATYQRMMNKVFKDEIGDMLEVYMDDMIVKSHEEVTHARHLTKVFEQARQCKMRFNPEKCTFGVRAGKFLGFYLTERGIEANPDKCRAFSEFPTPKTKKSIQSLNGVLASLSRFIAKSAQHALPFFRLLRKEATFDWTDECEQALLHLKKVLSQPPVLSRPSEKETLYLYLSVATEAVSAVLIRETDEGQKPIYFTSKALQGPELRYQQIEKVALALINTARRLRYYFLAHTIKVRTDQPIKQLLGRPDMAGRMLKWSLELSEFDIQYESRKALKAQALADFVAEMTHCPTPAESAHKWTIFVDGASSTSGSGAGIILENEEGILIEVSLALAFPTSNNQAEYEAFLAGLRLADDLGAKEVKISTDSQLVASQVRGEYQTKNDNLLGYLSLVKEKLDRFEKWEVQHIPREHNTRADVLSKLASTRKKGGNKSVIQEILPRPSIDKLPPPLEVNAIGDAHCWMTPIYNYLTRDELPADPKEAAIVKRRACSLGEAKRAWVEELHSVLWAYRTTPHSTTGETPFRLTYGTEAVIPVEIRTPTRRTEEPLDEEMNDETLRAELDLVEEIRSEAALRETTLKQKIALRHDAKVIKREFQVGTLVLRRNQKNPREGKLAANWEGPYRVRDKTSNGAYYLENLQGEQLARPWNAEKLRQYYS, encoded by the exons ATGAAATACTACACCAAATTGGGACGTGTGGTCACCATCCATGGTGACATCGAAGCAGCCCGACGATGCTACGACGCCGCAGTAAAAGGACAGGCCGTAGTCAGCACGACGAGCAACTGCAACAACAAAAAACTCAAGACCGAGGATCCTGCCCGAGGAGTCAACGCCATCGACCTCGACTGTCGCATCGGGCTGGACGAGACCGGAGAGGGGAGGTTCCCCAAGGAACGCTCTCTCGAACACCCGGTCCGACCAATCCCCGACGGGGAGTTCGAACTCATTCCTCTTGGGGACGATCCGGAAAGGACGGTGAAGATAGGTAAGGGACTACCCGAGGAAACAAGAGAAGAGCTAGTAGCATGCCTCAAAGAGAACTCCGACCTCTTCGCGTGGAATGCCGCAGAAATGCCCGGGCTGGACCCCGAGATCGCGTGTCATAAGCTAGCTGTAGACCGGGCAGCCAAGCCCATAGCACAGCGTAGACGCAAGCAATCGCCCGAAAAGGCAGAGGCTGCCGAGCGAGCTGTAAAAGACCTCTTAGAGGCAAATTTTATTTCTGAAGCCCAGTACACAACCTGGCTCTCTAATGTAGTCCTCgttaagaaaaataatggaaaatggcgtatgtgtgttgattatactgATCTTAATAGGGCTTGCCCGAAAGATGCTTTCCCCCTCCCTAATATAGACTCGCTCGTTGACAACTCTGCAGGTTTTAAACTCTTGTCCTTCATGGACGCATATAGTGGATACAACCAGATCCCTATGTCGCCCGCAGACAAGAAACACACAGCGTTCATGACCCCAACGGGCAATTACTACTACAACGTGATGCCGTTCGGGCTCAAGAACGCTGGCGCTACATACCAACGCATGATGAACAAAGTCTTCAAGGACGAAATAGGGGACATGCTCGAAGTGTACATGGACGACATGATCGTCAAATCACACGAGGAGGTAACCCATGCTCGACACCTTACGAAGGTATTCGAGCAGGCGAGACAGTGTAAAATGAGGTTCAACCCCGAGAAATGCACGTTCGGAGTCCGGGCAGGCAAGTTCCTCGGTTTCTATCTCACCGAGAGAGGGATCGAGGCCAACCCCGACAAATGCCGGGCATTCTCGGAGTTTCCGACCCCAAAAACCAAAAAATCGATCCAGTCACTCAATGGAGTGCTCGCCTCACTCTCCCGTTTCATCGCCAAGTCCGCCCAGCACGCATTGCCATTCTTCAGACTCCTTCGCAAAGAGGCTACCTTTGACTGGACCGATGAATGCGAACAAGCGCTACTCCATCTAAAGAAGGTTCTGTCCCAACCCCCGGTCTTATCACGGCCATCAGAAAAGGAAACCCTATACTTATACCTATCCGTGGCAACCGAGGCCGTCAGCGCCGTTCTAATAAGAGAAACCGACGAAGGACAAAAGCCCATCTATTTTACGAGTAAAGCACTCCAAGGTCCCGAGCTCCGATATCAGCAAATCGAAAAGGTCGCCCTGGCCCTCATCAACACAGCGAGGAGACTACGATATTACTTCCTCGCACACACGATAAAGGTGAGGACCGACCAGCCAATCAAACAGCTGCTCGGGCGCCCGGATATGGCCGGGAGGATGCTCAAGTGGTCATTAGAACTCTCCGAATTCGACATACAATACGAAAGTAGGAAAGCCTTGAAAGCTCAGGCGCTGGCCGACTTCGTCGCGGAGATGACCCACTGCCCGACTCCAGCAGAAAGCGCCCACAAATGGACGATCTTCGTCGATGGCGCCTCTAGCACATCAGGCAGCGGGGCCGGGATCATCCTCGAAAATGAAGAAGGGATCCTGATAGAGGTATCGTTAGCGCTAGCATTCCCAACATCAAACAAccaagccgaatacgaagccttCCTCGCAGGCCTGAGGTTAGCCGACGACCTGGGAGCAAAAGAGGTAAAAATATCCACCGACTCCCAGCTCGTGGCCTCACAAGTGCGAGGAGAATACCAAACCAAGAACGACAACCTCCTCGGGTACTTGTCCCTCGTCAAAGAAAAACTTGATAGATTTGAAAAATGGGAAGTTCAACACATACCCCGCGAGCACAACACACGGGCAGACGTTCTCTCGAAACTAGCCAGCACGAGGAAAAAGGGTGGGAATAAATCAGTAATCCAAGAAATTCTCCCGCGGCCCAGCATCGACAAACTACCGCCTCCACTCGAGGTCAACGCTATTGGAGATGCCCACTGTTGGATGACACCCATCTACAATTACCTCACACGAGACGAACTCCCGGCTGACCCGAAAGAGGCGGCCATTGTCAAACGACGCGCATGCTC ACTCGGCGAGGCAAAGAGGGCATGGGTCGAGGAGCTACATAGCGTCCTATGGGCCTACCGCACGACACCGCATTCTACCACCGGGGAAACCCCGTTCCGACTAACTTACGGCACCGAGGCAGTCATCCCGGTGGAGATACGGACGCCAACGAGGAGGACAGAGGAGCCCCTAGACGAGGAAATGAACGATGAAACCCTTAGAGCCGAGCTCGACCTAGTCGAGGAGATACGTTCCGAAGCAGCTCTCCGGGAAACAACCCTCAAACAAAAGATAGCACTACGTCATGACGCGAAAGTCATAAAAAGAGAGTTCCAGGTCGGCACCCTGGTCCTCAGAAGAAACCAGAAAAACCCGAGAGAGGGCAAACTGGCGGCCAACTGGGAAGGCCCTTACCGCGTCCGCGACAAAACGAGCAACGGGGCCTATTACCTAGAAAACCTACAAGGAGAACAACTCGCTCGACCATGGAACGCAGAAAAACTTAGACAATATTACAGCTAA
- the LOC127126763 gene encoding nuclear cap-binding protein subunit 1: protein MSSWRSLLLRIGDKSPEYGPSSDFKDHIETCFGALRRELEHSETELLEFLLTCSEQLPHKIPFYGTLIGLINLESEDFVKRLVEKTHSKFQEALDTGNCNGIRILTRLMTVMMCSKALQPNSLVGVFETFLSSAATTVDEEKGNPLWQPCADFYITCILSCLPWGGAELVEQVPEDIERVMVAIEAYLSIRKHTSDTGLSFFENDDEIERDLSNKDFLEDLWDRIQVLSSNGWKVESVPRPHLSFEAQLVAGKSHQFGTISCSNLPNLPSVPSGVSFGKEKHEAELKYPQRIRRLNIFPSSKMEDLQPIDRFVVEEYLLDVLLYFNGSRKECASFMVGLPVTFRYEYLMAETIFSQLLMLPQPPFKPVYYTLVIIDLCKALPGAFPAVVAGAVRALFEKIADLDMECRTRLILWFSHHLSNFQFIWPWEEWAYVLDLPRWAPQRVFVQEVLEREVRLSYWDKVKQSIENAPGLEELLPPKGGPNFNLGVEDGKENNEHLLSGNLNDMVKGKAPVREIISWIDESVSSNNSLEVTLRVVIQTLLNIGSKSFTHLITVLERYGQVIAKICPDEDKQIMLIAEVSSFWKSNTQMTAIAIDRMMGYRLISNLAIVRWVFSEENVEQFHLSDRPWEVLRNAVSKTYNRISDLRKEISSLKRNISSAEVAANEAKTELDAAESKLGLVDGEPVIGDNPVRMNRLKSRAEKAKEELVSIQDSVEAKEALLARATDENEALFLLLFKSFSNVLTDRLPKGSGARTLREWKSAQVEEMVVDLEEPSTMEVDNENQIPQNSQLNGGKKSVAYNVGEKEQWCITTLSYVKAFSRQYASEIWAHIEKLDAEVLTEDAPPLFRSAVCFGLRRPINEA, encoded by the exons ATGAGTAGTTGGAGAAGCCTTCTTCTACGGATCGGCGACAAAAGCCCTGAATATGGCCCCTCCTCCGACTTCAAAGACCACATT GAAACATGTTTCGGTGCCCTTCGTCGTGAGCTCGAACACTCCGAAACTGAACTTTTGGAG TTCCTTCTTACATGTTCTGAGCAATTGCCTCACAAGATTCCGTTCTATGGAACCCTG ATCGGCTTGATTAACTTGGAAAGTGAGGATTTTGTGAAAAGACTGGTGGAAAAAACTCATTCTAAATTTCAG GAAGCCTTAGATACTGGAAACTGCAATGGAATTCGTATTTTAACGAGGCTGATGACTGTTATG ATGTGCAGTAAAGCTCTTCAACCAAACTCTCTAGTTGGTGTCTTTGAAACATTTTTATCATCAGCTGCCACAACAGTAGACGAGGAAAAAGGGAATCCGTTATGGCAGCCATGTGCTGACTTTTACATAACTTGCATTTTATCATGCCTCCCGTGGGGTGGGGCTGAACTTGTTGAG CAAGTTCCCGAAGATATTGAGAGAGTAATGGTTGCTATAGAAGCTTACTTGAGCATCCGAAAGCATACTTCTGACACCGGTTTATCCTTTTTTgagaatgatgatgaaattgagAGAGATCTTAGTAACAAG GATTTTTTGGAGGACTTATGGGACAGAATACAAGTTTTATCAAGCAATGGATGGAAAGTTGAAAGTG TTCCAAGACCCCATCTTTCCTTTGAAGCTCAGCTGGTTGCTGGGAAGTCCCATCAATTTGGGACAATAAGCTGCTCCAACTTACCAAACCTGCCTTCAGTTCCTTCTGGTGTATCTTTTGGTAAAGAGAAGCACGAGGCAGAATTAAAGTATCCTCAAAGAATACGGCGGCTAAATATATTTCCTTCCAGTAAAATGGAG GATCTGCAGCCTATAGATCGGTTTGTGGTGGAAGAATATCTCTTAGATGTGCTTCTGTATTTCAATGGCAG TCGAAAGGAATGCGCTTCTTTCATGGTTGGACTGCCGGTTACCTTCAGATATGAGTACCTCATGGCTGAGACAATATTCTCTCAG CTGCTGATGCTTCCACAACCACCTTTCAAACCAGTGTATTACACACTGGTTATTATTGACCTCTGTAAG GCTCTTCCAGGAGCTTTTCCCGCAGTTGTTGCTGGAGCAGTTCGTGCTCTCTTTGAAAAGATTGCTGATTTGGATATGGAGTGCCGAACACGACTAATCCTTTGGTTCTCACATCATTT GTCAAACTTTCAGTTCATCTGGCCTTGGGAAGAGTGGGCTTATGTGTTAGATCTCCCTAGGTGGGCCCCTCAACGTGTCTTTGTTCAAGAGGTTTTGGAGAGGGAAGTTCGCTTGTCATACTGGGACAAAGTCAAACAG AGCATTGAGAATGCACCTGGCTTAGAAGAATTGCTTCCTCCGAAGGGTGGACCAAATTTCAATCTCGGTGTAGAAGATGGTAAAGAAAACAACGAACACCTGCTGTCTGGAAATCTCAACGACATGGTTAAAGGGAAGGCACCTGTCCGTGAAATTATCTCATGGATTGATGAAAGTGTGTCTTCAAATAATAGTCTAGAAGTTACACTCAGAGTTGTCATACAAACTCTTCTCAATATTGGATCAAAGAGTTTCACTCATTTGATAACTGTATTAGAAAGATATGGGCAAGTCATTGCAAAAATATGTCCTGATGAAGATAAGCAAATTATGCTGATAGCTGAAGTCAGTTCTTTCTGGAAGAGTAACACCCAAATGACTGCAATAGCAATTGACCGAATGATGGGCTACCGGCTTATATCAAATCTGGCTATTGTGAGATGGGTCTTCTCAGAAGAAAATGTTGAGCAATTTCATTTGTCAGATCGTCCATGGGAG GTTCTTAGAAATGCAGTAAGCAAAACTTACAACCGTATTTCTGATCTAAGGAAAGAAATATCATCTCTCAAAAGGAATATTTCATCAGCTGAAGTAGCTGCCAATGAGGCGAAAACAGAGCTAGATGCTGCAGAGTCAAAACTAGGACTTGTGGACGGTGAGCCAGTTATCGGTGACAATCCTGTAAGAATGAATAGATTGAAATCACGTGCTGAAAAAGCAAAGGAAGAGCTGGTATCTATACAAGATTCTGTAGAAGCTAAAGAAGCTCTTCTTGCCCGAGCAACTGATGAAAATGAG GCATTGTTTCTCTTGTTGTTCAAAAGCTTCTCAAATGTATTGACTGATCGCCTTCCCAAAGGATCTGGAGCTAGAACACTTCGCGAATGGAAGTCTGCCCAAGTTGAAGAGATGGTAGTTGACCTCGAAGAACCTTCAACGATGGAAGTAGACAATGAGAATCAGATACCTCAAAACAG TCAGTTAAATGGTGGGAAGAAAAGTGTTGCTTATAATGTAGGTGAAAAGGAGCAGTGGTGTATCACTACTTTGAGTTATGTGAAGGCCTTTTCTAGGCAGTACGCATCTGAG ATATGGGCCCATATTGAAAAGTTGGATGCAGAGGTATTGACAGAAGATGCACCTCCTCTTTTTCGATCAGCTGTTTGTTTTGGTCTTCGAAGAccaattaatgaggcttga